In the Deltaproteobacteria bacterium genome, one interval contains:
- a CDS encoding NADP-dependent isocitrate dehydrogenase, translating into MPRYSLSTVPPGDPIRAASDGRLDVPDRPIIPFIEGDGTGPDIWRASRTVFDAAVAKAYGGKREIAWMEVYAGEKAFNRFKDWLPEETVTAFKEFVVGIKGPLTTPVGGGIRSLNVTLRQVLDLYVCLRPVRYFAGVPSPVKRPELVDVVIFRENTEDIYAGIEWPAESPEARKAIAFLEGEMGVKKIRFPKTSGIGIKPISREGTERLAGAAVDYALRHGRRSVTFVHKGNIMKFTEGAFRDWGYALATRDYRDRVVTERESWVLGNREARPDISVEDNARETDPGYDLMTPAQQEKVRRDVEAALALWPTHGDGKWKKKLLVRDAIADITLQQVLTRPRDFDVVATPNLNGDYLSDALAAQVGGIGIAPGGNINYQTGHAIFEATHGTAPKYANQDKVNPGSVILSGEMMLRHLGWNEAADAIVRGMEGAVAARTVTYDFHRLMEGATLVSCSGFAREIIKHM; encoded by the coding sequence ATGCCTCGCTACTCCCTCTCCACGGTCCCGCCCGGCGATCCCATCCGCGCCGCCTCCGACGGCCGCCTCGACGTCCCCGACCGCCCCATCATCCCCTTCATCGAGGGCGACGGCACCGGCCCCGACATCTGGCGCGCGAGCCGGACCGTGTTCGACGCGGCGGTCGCGAAGGCATACGGCGGCAAGCGCGAGATTGCGTGGATGGAGGTCTACGCCGGCGAGAAGGCCTTCAACCGCTTCAAGGACTGGCTGCCCGAGGAGACGGTGACGGCGTTCAAGGAGTTCGTCGTCGGCATCAAGGGGCCGCTCACCACGCCCGTCGGCGGCGGCATCCGCTCGCTCAACGTGACCCTCCGCCAGGTGCTCGACCTCTACGTCTGCCTGCGGCCGGTGCGCTACTTCGCGGGCGTGCCGAGCCCCGTCAAGCGCCCCGAGCTGGTCGACGTGGTGATCTTCCGCGAGAACACCGAGGACATCTACGCCGGCATCGAATGGCCGGCCGAGAGCCCCGAGGCGCGGAAGGCCATCGCCTTCCTCGAGGGCGAGATGGGCGTCAAGAAGATCCGCTTCCCCAAGACGAGCGGCATCGGCATCAAGCCGATCTCGCGCGAAGGCACGGAGCGCCTGGCAGGCGCCGCCGTCGACTACGCGCTCCGCCACGGACGGCGGAGCGTCACCTTCGTGCACAAGGGCAACATCATGAAGTTCACGGAGGGGGCGTTCCGCGACTGGGGTTACGCGCTCGCGACGCGCGACTACCGCGACCGCGTCGTCACCGAGCGCGAGAGCTGGGTGCTGGGCAACCGGGAGGCGCGGCCGGACATCTCGGTCGAGGACAACGCGCGCGAGACCGACCCGGGCTACGACCTGATGACGCCGGCGCAGCAGGAGAAGGTGCGGCGCGACGTCGAGGCGGCGCTGGCGCTCTGGCCGACGCACGGCGATGGCAAGTGGAAGAAGAAGCTCCTCGTCCGCGACGCGATCGCCGACATCACCCTCCAGCAGGTCCTCACCCGGCCGCGCGACTTCGACGTCGTCGCCACGCCCAACCTGAACGGCGACTACCTCTCCGACGCGCTCGCCGCCCAGGTGGGCGGCATCGGCATCGCGCCCGGCGGCAACATCAACTACCAGACCGGCCATGCGATCTTCGAGGCGACGCACGGCACGGCGCCCAAGTATGCCAACCAGGACAAGGTCAACCCGGGCTCCGTGATCCTGTCGGGCGAGATGATGCTCCGCCACCTCGGCTGGAACGAGGCGGCCGACGCGATCGTGCGCGGCATGGAGGGCGCCGTCGCGGCCCGCACCGTCACCTATGACTTCCACCGGCTGATGGAAGGCGCGACGCTCGTCTCCTGCTCCGGCTTCGCGCGCGAGATCATCAAGCACATGTAG
- the mdh gene encoding malate dehydrogenase, whose protein sequence is MARKKIALIGAGMIGGTLAHLCALKGLGDAVLFDVIEGLPQGKALDILEGGPIEGFDIRLTGTNSYADIRGADVCIVTAGVARKPGMSRDDLLGINAKIVGTVADNIRTHAPAAFVLVLTNPLDAMVTLMKQRTGFPKQRVVGMAGVLDSSRYRSFLAAELGVSVTSVQATVLGGHGDDMVPVRSHTTVGGIPVGSFVAADRLDAIEQRTRQAGGEIVALLKTGSAFYSPASAAIQMADAYLNDRKTILPCAAYLEGEYGLRGLYVGVPVQIGAGGVERVIEIALTDGERKALQTSAAHVHELVEAMGRVLAAADKPG, encoded by the coding sequence ATGGCCAGGAAGAAGATCGCCCTCATCGGCGCCGGCATGATCGGCGGCACGCTCGCGCACCTCTGCGCGCTCAAGGGCCTCGGCGACGCCGTCCTCTTCGACGTGATCGAGGGGCTCCCGCAGGGCAAGGCCCTCGACATCCTCGAGGGCGGGCCGATCGAAGGCTTCGACATCCGGCTCACGGGCACCAACAGCTACGCCGACATCCGCGGCGCCGACGTCTGCATCGTGACCGCCGGGGTGGCGCGCAAGCCGGGGATGAGCCGGGACGACCTCCTCGGCATCAACGCCAAGATCGTCGGCACCGTCGCCGACAACATCCGCACGCACGCGCCCGCCGCCTTCGTCCTCGTGCTCACCAACCCGCTCGACGCCATGGTGACGCTCATGAAGCAGCGGACCGGCTTCCCGAAGCAGCGGGTGGTCGGCATGGCGGGCGTGCTCGACTCCTCGCGCTACCGCTCGTTCCTGGCAGCCGAACTCGGCGTCTCGGTCACCAGCGTGCAGGCGACGGTGCTCGGCGGCCACGGCGACGACATGGTGCCGGTCAGGAGCCATACGACGGTCGGCGGCATCCCGGTGGGGTCCTTCGTGGCGGCCGACCGGCTCGACGCGATCGAGCAGCGGACGCGGCAGGCGGGCGGCGAGATCGTCGCGCTGCTGAAGACCGGGTCGGCCTTTTACTCGCCGGCCTCGGCCGCGATCCAGATGGCGGACGCCTACCTGAACGACCGCAAGACGATCCTCCCGTGCGCCGCCTACCTCGAGGGCGAGTACGGGCTGCGCGGGCTCTACGTCGGGGTGCCGGTCCAGATCGGCGCCGGCGGCGTGGAGCGCGTGATCGAGATCGCGCTCACCGACGGCGAGCGGAAGGCGCTCCAGACGTCGGCCGCGCACGTGCACGAGCTGGTCGAGGCGATGGGACGGGTGTTGGCGGCCGCGGACAAGCCGGGATGA
- a CDS encoding succinate dehydrogenase has protein sequence MNGPAQSRRRFVLRRLHSLTGIVPIGAYLFAHIFLENSFVLGGPASFERLVAAIAAFPAPLLLTIEVLFIWGPLLFHAIYGFVRVADAELDNPLRTDYLGAYLYTLQRLSGVIAFLFVGWHVWSTRMQYYFFGAEITYGFMHRMMVDPITFTIFLVGVLASVFHFTNGIWTFCVTWGITVGPRAQRTLRAVCLGFFVVMYGTAFAILMAFRA, from the coding sequence ATGAACGGTCCCGCGCAGTCCCGGCGACGGTTCGTCCTCCGCCGCCTCCACTCGCTCACCGGCATCGTCCCGATCGGCGCCTATCTCTTCGCGCACATCTTCCTCGAGAACTCCTTCGTCCTCGGCGGGCCGGCGAGCTTCGAGCGGCTGGTCGCGGCGATCGCGGCCTTCCCGGCGCCGCTGCTGCTCACCATCGAGGTGCTCTTCATCTGGGGCCCGCTCCTCTTCCACGCCATCTACGGCTTCGTGCGCGTCGCGGACGCCGAGCTCGACAACCCCCTGCGGACCGACTACCTGGGCGCCTACCTCTACACGCTCCAGCGCCTCTCGGGCGTCATCGCCTTCCTCTTCGTCGGCTGGCACGTGTGGAGCACGCGCATGCAGTACTACTTCTTCGGCGCCGAGATCACCTACGGCTTCATGCACCGCATGATGGTCGACCCGATCACGTTCACCATCTTCCTGGTCGGCGTCCTCGCCTCGGTCTTCCACTTCACCAACGGCATCTGGACCTTCTGTGTGACGTGGGGCATCACCGTTGGCCCGCGCGCGCAGCGGACGCTGCGCGCCGTGTGCCTCGGCTTCTTCGTCGTCATGTACGGGACGGCGTTCGCCATCCTCATGGCGTTCCGCGCCTGA
- the sdhA gene encoding succinate dehydrogenase flavoprotein subunit — MARPRFIVVGGGLAGLMTTIRVAEAGFPVDLFSVVPVKRSHSVCAQGGINAAVNWKGEGDSPWRHFDDTIYGGDFLANQPPVKAMCEAGPGIIFLLDRMGVPFSRTAEGLLDFRRFGGTLFHRTAFAGATTGQQLVYALDEQVRRHEAAGLVRKFEKWELCSAVIDEAGRCRGITALDLTRIEVQAFPAAAVMLATGGPGMVFGKSTNSVVNTGSAAGAAYQQGAYYANGEFIQVHPTAIPGPDKLRLISESIRGEGGRVWVPRDGRPWYFLEEWYPTYGNLVPRDVATRAIFKVVFEMGLGIDGQPMVYLDVSHLDPAMLERKVGGVLEIYEKFVGDDPKKVPMKIFPGMHYSMGGLWVDYAQMTNVPGLFAAGEVDYQFHGANRLGANSLLSCLYSGQIAGPAMVAYAQGHASAASDGIFEPEVKRQQQAYDRILGMDGPESAYVLAREMGEWMTANVTVVRDNKKLAETDQKLLELKDRWGRIGISDRGRWANHDVSFVKQLWNMLELARVITLGALRRDESRGAHYKPEFPNRDDAQWLRTTRARWTSDGPQFSYEPVDVSLIPPRPRKYDATIGAEARG, encoded by the coding sequence ATGGCGCGGCCCCGCTTCATCGTCGTCGGCGGCGGGCTGGCGGGCCTGATGACCACCATCCGGGTCGCCGAGGCGGGGTTCCCCGTCGACCTGTTCTCCGTCGTGCCCGTCAAGCGCTCGCACTCGGTCTGCGCGCAGGGCGGGATCAACGCCGCGGTCAACTGGAAGGGGGAGGGCGACTCGCCCTGGCGCCACTTCGACGACACGATCTACGGCGGCGACTTCCTCGCCAACCAGCCGCCCGTGAAGGCGATGTGCGAGGCCGGGCCGGGGATCATCTTCCTCCTCGACCGCATGGGCGTGCCGTTCAGCCGCACCGCGGAAGGGCTCCTCGACTTCCGGCGTTTCGGCGGCACGCTCTTCCATCGCACGGCCTTCGCCGGCGCGACCACCGGCCAGCAGCTCGTCTACGCCCTCGACGAGCAGGTGCGCCGGCACGAGGCGGCGGGGCTGGTGCGGAAATTCGAGAAATGGGAGCTCTGCTCGGCGGTGATCGACGAGGCGGGCCGCTGCCGCGGCATCACCGCGCTCGACCTGACCCGCATCGAGGTGCAGGCCTTTCCCGCTGCGGCCGTCATGCTCGCCACCGGCGGCCCGGGCATGGTGTTCGGCAAGAGCACGAACTCCGTGGTCAACACCGGCAGCGCGGCCGGTGCGGCCTACCAGCAGGGCGCGTATTACGCCAACGGCGAGTTCATCCAGGTCCATCCGACCGCGATCCCCGGGCCGGACAAGCTCCGGCTCATCTCCGAGTCGATCCGCGGCGAAGGCGGCCGCGTGTGGGTGCCGCGCGACGGACGGCCGTGGTACTTTCTCGAAGAATGGTACCCGACGTACGGCAACCTCGTGCCGCGCGACGTCGCCACGCGCGCGATCTTCAAGGTCGTCTTCGAGATGGGTCTCGGCATCGACGGCCAGCCGATGGTCTACCTCGACGTGAGCCACCTCGACCCGGCGATGCTCGAGCGCAAGGTGGGCGGCGTGCTGGAGATCTACGAGAAGTTCGTGGGCGACGATCCGAAGAAGGTCCCGATGAAGATCTTCCCGGGCATGCACTATTCCATGGGCGGGCTCTGGGTCGACTACGCGCAGATGACGAACGTGCCCGGTCTGTTTGCGGCCGGCGAGGTCGACTACCAGTTTCACGGCGCCAACCGGCTCGGCGCCAACTCGCTGCTCTCCTGCCTCTACAGCGGGCAGATCGCCGGGCCGGCGATGGTGGCCTATGCCCAGGGGCACGCCAGCGCCGCGTCCGACGGCATCTTCGAGCCGGAGGTGAAGCGGCAGCAGCAGGCCTACGACCGGATCCTCGGGATGGACGGCCCGGAGAGCGCCTACGTGCTGGCGCGCGAGATGGGCGAGTGGATGACGGCCAACGTGACCGTCGTGCGCGACAACAAGAAGCTGGCGGAAACCGATCAGAAGCTGCTGGAGCTGAAGGACCGCTGGGGCCGCATCGGCATCAGCGACCGCGGGCGGTGGGCCAACCACGACGTCTCCTTCGTCAAGCAGCTCTGGAACATGCTCGAGCTGGCACGGGTCATCACGCTCGGGGCGCTCCGGCGGGACGAGAGCCGCGGCGCGCACTACAAGCCCGAGTTCCCGAACCGTGACGACGCGCAGTGGCTCCGGACGACCAGGGCCCGCTGGACCTCGGACGGTCCCCAGTTCTCCTACGAGCCGGTCGACGTGTCGCTCATCCCGCCGCGGCCGCGGAAGTACGACGCGACGATCGGGGCAGAAGCGCGTGGCTGA
- the sdhB gene encoding succinate dehydrogenase iron-sulfur subunit, with amino-acid sequence MAEGRTIELRVKRQDGPGAPPYWQSFTIPWKPQHNVLSALMEVRTNPVTTSGERVPAPVWDASCLEEVCGSCAMVVNGQVRMGCTALVDKLRQPIVLEPMTKFPVVRDLMVDRSRMFEALRRLSVWVPLDGTYDLGPGPRLSPELQQFRYALDRCITCGCCLEVCPQVHRDDPPGTGFVGAAAIGQALLMNLHPTGQLNKDDRLDALMGPGGVASCGNAQNCVEVCPKEIPLTHAIGEIGRQTTLKWLKDIFAR; translated from the coding sequence GTGGCTGAGGGGCGGACGATCGAGCTGCGGGTGAAGCGCCAGGACGGCCCCGGGGCGCCGCCGTACTGGCAGAGCTTCACGATCCCCTGGAAGCCGCAGCACAACGTGCTCTCCGCGCTGATGGAGGTCCGCACGAACCCCGTGACGACGTCGGGCGAGCGGGTGCCCGCGCCGGTCTGGGACGCGAGCTGCCTCGAGGAGGTGTGCGGCTCGTGCGCGATGGTGGTGAACGGGCAGGTCCGCATGGGGTGCACCGCGCTGGTCGACAAGCTCCGCCAGCCGATCGTCCTCGAGCCCATGACGAAGTTCCCGGTGGTCCGCGACCTGATGGTCGACCGGAGCCGGATGTTCGAGGCGCTCAGGCGGCTGAGCGTCTGGGTCCCGCTCGACGGCACCTACGACCTCGGCCCCGGCCCGCGCCTGTCGCCCGAGCTGCAGCAGTTCCGCTACGCCCTCGATCGCTGTATCACCTGCGGATGCTGCCTCGAGGTCTGCCCCCAGGTCCACCGTGACGACCCGCCCGGCACCGGCTTCGTCGGCGCCGCCGCCATCGGCCAGGCGCTCCTCATGAACCTCCACCCCACCGGCCAGCTCAACAAGGACGACCGTCTCGACGCGCTCATGGGCCCGGGCGGCGTGGCCTCCTGCGGCAACGCGCAGAACTGCGTCGAGGTCTGCCCCAAGGAGATCCCGCTGACCCACGCCATCGGCGAGATCGGCCGCCAAACCACCCTTAAATGGCTGAAGGACATCTTCGCTCGATGA
- the sucC gene encoding ADP-forming succinate--CoA ligase subunit beta — protein MNIHEHQAKELLRRYGVAVPDGEACFTVDAAVATANRLGFPCVVKAQIHAGGRGKAGGVQVVRDAGEAEAAARTLLGKTLVTHQTGPQGRVVRRLLVERACRITRELYLGMVVDRTSGRMTVMASTEGGVEIEEVAARTPEKILRETIDPAVGFAAYQGRRLAFGLGLTKEQVAKAVGFMTALARCFVESDCSLAEINPLVVTADGGLLALDAKIGFDDNGLFRHPELRELRDPSEEDPREQEAAKHDLSYIALDGNIGCMVNGAGLAMATMDIIKAAGGMPANFLDVGGGATTEKVAAAFRILLSDAAVKAIFINIFGGILRCDVLADGVVQAARGVGLSIPLVVRMEGTNVDEGKAILAGSALDIITASDMLDGARKAVAAAGRRS, from the coding sequence ATGAACATACACGAGCACCAGGCGAAGGAGCTGCTCCGCCGCTATGGCGTCGCCGTGCCCGACGGGGAGGCCTGCTTCACCGTCGACGCGGCGGTGGCAACCGCCAACCGGCTCGGCTTCCCCTGCGTCGTGAAGGCGCAGATCCACGCCGGCGGGCGCGGCAAGGCGGGCGGCGTGCAGGTCGTCCGGGACGCCGGCGAGGCCGAGGCGGCGGCGCGGACGCTCCTCGGCAAGACCCTCGTGACCCACCAGACCGGACCGCAGGGCCGCGTCGTCCGCCGGCTCCTCGTCGAGCGCGCCTGCCGGATCACGCGCGAGCTCTACCTCGGCATGGTGGTCGATCGGACCAGCGGCCGTATGACGGTGATGGCCTCGACCGAGGGCGGCGTCGAGATCGAGGAGGTGGCGGCGCGGACGCCGGAGAAGATCCTCCGCGAGACGATCGACCCGGCGGTCGGCTTCGCCGCCTACCAGGGCCGCCGGCTCGCCTTCGGGCTCGGGCTCACGAAGGAGCAGGTGGCGAAGGCGGTCGGCTTCATGACGGCGCTCGCGCGGTGCTTCGTCGAGTCGGACTGCTCGCTCGCCGAGATCAACCCGCTCGTCGTCACCGCCGATGGCGGCCTCCTGGCGCTCGACGCCAAGATCGGCTTCGACGACAACGGCCTCTTCCGGCACCCCGAGCTGCGCGAGCTCCGCGACCCGTCCGAGGAGGACCCGCGCGAGCAGGAGGCCGCCAAGCACGACCTCTCCTACATCGCGCTCGACGGCAACATCGGCTGCATGGTGAACGGCGCCGGCCTCGCCATGGCCACGATGGACATCATCAAGGCGGCCGGCGGCATGCCGGCCAACTTCCTCGACGTCGGCGGCGGCGCCACGACGGAAAAGGTGGCGGCCGCCTTCCGCATCCTCCTCTCCGACGCCGCCGTGAAGGCCATCTTCATCAACATCTTCGGCGGCATCCTCCGCTGCGACGTGCTGGCCGATGGCGTCGTGCAGGCGGCGCGCGGGGTGGGGCTCTCCATCCCGCTGGTGGTCCGCATGGAAGGCACGAACGTCGACGAGGGAAAGGCGATCCTCGCCGGGTCGGCGCTCGACATCATCACGGCGAGCGACATGCTCGACGGGGCGAGGAAGGCGGTCGCGGCCGCGGGGAGGCGCTCATGA
- the sucD gene encoding succinate--CoA ligase subunit alpha, protein MSVLVDRRTRVLTQGITGATGQLHTRLCREYGTQMVAGVTPGRGGTDFEGIPIFDTVARAVRETGADASVIYVPPAGAADAIMEAADAGLRVVVCITDGVPVLDMVRVKRFLEGRPTRLIGPNCPGIITPGECKIGIMPGYIHTPGRVGVVSRSGTLTYETVHQLTLLGIGQSTCIGIGGDPIIGTGFVDALRLFDEDPATDAIILIGEIGGTAEEDAASFIKAHVRKPVVTFIAGQTAPKGKRMGHAGAIIAGGRGTAAEKIEAFRAAGVRIAPSPAELGATMQGALREARLLS, encoded by the coding sequence ATGAGCGTCCTCGTCGACCGGCGCACGCGCGTCCTCACGCAGGGCATCACGGGCGCGACCGGCCAGCTGCACACGCGCCTCTGCCGCGAGTACGGCACGCAGATGGTGGCGGGCGTCACGCCGGGCCGGGGCGGCACCGACTTCGAGGGCATCCCGATCTTCGACACCGTGGCGCGGGCTGTCCGGGAGACGGGTGCGGACGCCTCGGTGATCTACGTCCCGCCCGCCGGCGCGGCCGACGCCATCATGGAGGCGGCCGACGCGGGGCTGCGCGTTGTCGTCTGCATCACCGACGGGGTGCCGGTGCTCGACATGGTGCGCGTCAAGCGTTTCCTCGAGGGCCGGCCGACGCGGCTGATCGGCCCCAACTGCCCGGGCATCATCACGCCCGGGGAGTGCAAGATCGGCATCATGCCGGGCTACATCCACACGCCGGGACGGGTGGGCGTCGTGTCGCGCAGCGGCACGCTCACCTACGAGACGGTCCACCAGCTGACGCTGCTCGGCATCGGGCAGTCGACCTGCATCGGCATCGGCGGCGACCCGATCATCGGCACGGGCTTCGTGGATGCGCTCCGGCTGTTCGACGAGGATCCGGCCACGGACGCCATCATCCTGATCGGCGAGATCGGCGGCACGGCGGAGGAAGACGCGGCCAGCTTCATCAAGGCCCACGTGCGGAAGCCGGTGGTCACCTTCATCGCGGGACAGACGGCGCCCAAGGGGAAGCGGATGGGCCATGCGGGCGCGATCATTGCGGGCGGGCGCGGCACCGCCGCGGAGAAGATCGAGGCGTTCCGCGCGGCGGGCGTGCGCATCGCCCCGAGCCCCGCCGAGCTCGGCGCGACCATGCAGGGCGCCCTGCGGGAGGCGAGGCTGCTGTCATGA
- a CDS encoding nucleoside-diphosphate kinase, translating to MKERTLCIVKPDAMRKRVLGRILAMIEERGLVPVVARIVSLAPGDAERFYAVHRERKFFPDLVRFMSSGPVFVAVLEGEEAIVRWRDLMGPTDSTKAPKGTIRGEFGTDVEKNAVHGSDGAETARAEIGFFFAGLELPGETAGA from the coding sequence ATGAAGGAGCGAACGCTGTGTATCGTCAAGCCGGACGCGATGCGAAAGCGCGTCCTCGGCCGCATCCTCGCGATGATCGAGGAGCGGGGGCTCGTGCCCGTCGTCGCCCGGATCGTCTCGCTCGCGCCGGGTGACGCCGAGCGCTTCTACGCCGTCCACCGCGAGCGGAAGTTCTTCCCCGACCTCGTGCGCTTCATGAGCTCGGGGCCGGTCTTCGTCGCCGTGCTCGAGGGCGAGGAGGCGATCGTCCGCTGGCGGGATCTCATGGGCCCGACCGACTCGACGAAGGCGCCGAAGGGCACGATCCGCGGGGAATTCGGCACCGACGTCGAGAAGAACGCCGTGCACGGCTCGGACGGCGCGGAGACGGCACGGGCCGAGATCGGCTTCTTCTTCGCAGGTCTCGAGCTGCCGGGGGAGACGGCGGGGGCGTGA
- a CDS encoding DUF4926 domain-containing protein — MIRELDNVILTVDLPEHRLRRGDVGTVVLLHGDRGYEVEFVALNGETLAVVTLERSKVRPIGEGEIAHARQVAA; from the coding sequence GTGATCCGCGAGCTCGACAACGTCATCCTGACCGTCGACCTGCCGGAGCATCGCCTGCGGCGCGGTGACGTGGGCACGGTGGTCCTGCTGCACGGCGACCGTGGCTACGAGGTCGAGTTCGTGGCGCTCAACGGCGAGACCTTGGCCGTCGTCACGCTGGAGCGATCGAAGGTCCGCCCCATCGGGGAAGGCGAGATCGCCCACGCCCGGCAGGTCGCGGCTTAG
- a CDS encoding PspC domain-containing protein — protein MPETRKCPYCAEEIRAEAVRCPHCRSRVATTDHDRWYRNHPERRVAGVAAAVAHALALPIMGVRLGFVVLTFVHLLGPIVYGALWLLVPFAPGDPSPLERALAAGQDWFAGLRVHCRAAPPPPDAPRSAKPNGLGTGAVPGSPLV, from the coding sequence ATGCCTGAGACCCGCAAGTGCCCGTATTGCGCCGAGGAGATCCGCGCCGAAGCGGTGCGGTGCCCCCATTGCCGGAGCCGGGTGGCGACCACCGACCACGACCGGTGGTACCGCAATCACCCGGAGCGCCGGGTCGCGGGCGTGGCGGCCGCGGTCGCGCACGCGCTCGCCCTGCCCATCATGGGCGTGCGCCTCGGCTTCGTCGTTCTGACCTTCGTGCACCTCCTCGGGCCGATCGTCTACGGCGCCCTCTGGCTCCTCGTCCCCTTCGCGCCGGGCGACCCCTCGCCGCTCGAGCGCGCGCTCGCCGCCGGGCAGGACTGGTTCGCAGGGCTCCGAGTCCACTGCCGGGCCGCGCCCCCACCGCCCGACGCCCCGCGCAGCGCGAAACCAAATGGCCTCGGCACGGGTGCCGTCCCGGGAAGCCCGCTCGTATGA
- a CDS encoding sigma-70 family RNA polymerase sigma factor: MATDEDLIGAVATGDGRALEELCRRYERGLHQFIFRHTGGRDVDDLYQETWLRVVRAARRFDRRRRFSTWLFQIAVNLCRDWHRRRPPEPVDPADIEATREGTAAAADAALDARRLLAALPEPQRSAVILRYYHDLGEEEMAEVLGCPRGTVKSRLHHAMARLTRMARQ; encoded by the coding sequence ATGGCGACCGACGAGGACCTCATCGGGGCGGTCGCGACGGGCGACGGGCGGGCGCTCGAGGAGCTCTGCCGGCGATACGAGCGTGGGCTCCATCAGTTCATCTTCCGGCACACCGGCGGGCGCGACGTCGATGACCTCTACCAGGAGACCTGGCTGCGGGTGGTTCGCGCCGCGCGGCGCTTCGATCGCCGCCGGCGCTTTTCCACGTGGCTCTTCCAGATCGCCGTCAACCTCTGTCGCGACTGGCACCGTCGGCGACCGCCCGAGCCGGTCGACCCCGCGGACATCGAAGCGACCCGCGAGGGGACGGCCGCCGCGGCCGACGCGGCGCTCGATGCGCGCCGCCTCCTCGCCGCGCTCCCCGAGCCGCAGCGGAGCGCCGTCATCCTGCGCTACTACCACGACCTCGGCGAGGAGGAGATGGCGGAAGTCCTCGGCTGCCCGCGGGGCACCGTGAAGAGCCGCCTGCACCACGCGATGGCACGCCTCACCCGGATGGCACGGCAATGA
- a CDS encoding PspC domain-containing protein, producing the protein MPEVASKRCPYCAEEIRAEAVKCRYCGSFLEPGNPLTRTWYRSREGKMIAGVCTGLAEQFGISVTILRLAFVLGTLIGGPGLIIYVVLWVVMPYRPPGQAAGHEVTARGP; encoded by the coding sequence GTGCCTGAGGTGGCGAGCAAGCGCTGCCCGTACTGCGCGGAGGAGATCCGGGCCGAGGCCGTCAAGTGCCGCTACTGCGGCAGCTTCCTCGAGCCCGGGAATCCGCTGACGCGCACCTGGTACCGCTCGCGCGAGGGCAAGATGATCGCCGGCGTGTGCACCGGGCTCGCCGAGCAGTTCGGCATCTCGGTGACGATCCTCCGCCTCGCCTTCGTGCTCGGCACGCTGATCGGCGGCCCCGGCCTCATCATCTACGTCGTCCTCTGGGTCGTGATGCCGTATCGCCCGCCGGGGCAGGCGGCGGGCCACGAGGTGACGGCCCGGGGCCCGTAG
- the mtnP gene encoding S-methyl-5'-thioadenosine phosphorylase, with the protein MAEPTLGVIGGSGLYELPGLSAVERVRLETPFGDPSDEFVIGRLGGTRLVFLPRHGRGHRLLPSELPFCANLYGMKQLGAEWIVAVSAVGSLREEIAPGHVVVPDQFIDRTRGRRSTFFGSGVVAHVQFADPLCPELSRALAAAARAEGATVHAAGVYVCMEGPHFSTRAESHLYRSWGAHVIGMTNLQEAKLAREAEICFATLALATDYDCWNTAHADVQIEDVLRVLQANVDLARRTIVRVAAALPPRTGCPCPDALRHAIITDRAAIPPAVRAALAPIAGRWL; encoded by the coding sequence ATGGCGGAACCCACCCTCGGCGTCATCGGCGGCAGCGGGCTCTACGAGCTCCCCGGCCTCTCGGCCGTCGAGCGGGTGCGCCTCGAGACGCCCTTCGGCGACCCGTCCGACGAGTTCGTGATCGGCCGCCTCGGCGGCACGCGCCTCGTCTTCCTGCCGCGCCACGGGCGCGGGCACCGCCTGCTTCCCTCGGAGCTGCCGTTCTGCGCCAACCTCTACGGGATGAAGCAGCTCGGCGCGGAATGGATCGTCGCGGTCAGCGCGGTCGGCAGCCTGCGCGAGGAGATCGCGCCCGGGCACGTCGTCGTCCCCGACCAGTTCATCGACCGCACGCGCGGCCGCCGCAGCACCTTCTTCGGGAGCGGCGTCGTCGCCCACGTGCAGTTCGCCGATCCGCTCTGCCCGGAGCTGTCGCGCGCCCTTGCCGCCGCGGCCCGCGCCGAGGGGGCGACCGTCCACGCCGCCGGCGTCTACGTGTGCATGGAGGGCCCGCACTTCTCGACGCGGGCCGAGTCGCATCTCTACCGGAGCTGGGGCGCGCACGTGATCGGCATGACGAACCTCCAGGAAGCGAAGCTCGCGCGCGAGGCCGAGATCTGCTTCGCGACGCTCGCGCTCGCCACCGATTACGACTGCTGGAACACGGCGCACGCGGACGTCCAGATCGAGGACGTGCTCCGCGTGCTGCAGGCGAACGTCGACCTCGCGCGCCGGACGATCGTCCGCGTCGCGGCGGCGTTGCCGCCGCGGACCGGCTGCCCCTGTCCCGATGCGTTGCGCCACGCGATCATCACCGACCGCGCGGCCATCCCGCCGGCGGTGCGCGCAGCGCTCGCCCCCATCGCGGGGCGCTGGCTGTGA